In one Diprion similis isolate iyDipSimi1 chromosome 6, iyDipSimi1.1, whole genome shotgun sequence genomic region, the following are encoded:
- the LOC124407142 gene encoding alpha-(1,3)-fucosyltransferase C-like — MSLNRRVSVKLYFLILLISVPAITFWILGRHINDTRLCDKEVRFSRHQEERLVDRPASSIHETNTKTILYWTKMWESDNMDFGDGDIFASCAVWKCVATNNRTALNVQDFDMIIFHALDIKANDLPQQRSPHQRYVFLNLETQVFHPIPDNQIYRNFFNWTMTYRRDSTLMRPYGVVKVIDIMEYVPPQIPVTWRNVSEGTIPEETRLKVQGKTKMVSWFVSNCFTSSKRELYVQALKQHIPIDIFGDCGTLKCDPEETNCFEMVERDYYFYLALENSLCRDYITEKAFKFLQYNVVPVVYGAADYASVLPPGSYIDIQDFSSPESLADYLWAVSQNTERYLSFFKWKNYYSVELRPEHYTICKLCKKLHEVDQSPMIIDDVYGWWTTNQCLREPQFQGIP, encoded by the coding sequence ATGTCATTGAATCGAAGAGTGTCCGTTAAATTATACTTCCTGATTCTTCTGATATCAGTTCCAGCGATTACATTCTGGATATTAGGTAGACACATTAACGACACACGGTTATGCGATAAGGAGGTGAGATTCTCACGTCATCAGGAAGAGCGACTCGTCGACAGACCGGCCTCCTCcatccacgagacaaacacCAAGACGATTTTGTACTGGACGAAGATGTGGGAAAGCGACAACATGGATTTTGGGGACGGAGATATCTTCGCCTCATGTGCCGTCTGGAAGTGCGTCGCTACGAACAACAGAACAGCTCTGAACGTGCAAGATTTCGACATGATCATATTCCACGCATTAGATATCAAGGCTAACGACTTGCCGCAGCAAAGGTCCCCCCATCAGCGTTACGTATTCCTCAATTTGGAGACTCAAGTGTTTCACCCAATCCCAGATAACCAGATATACAGAAACTTCTTCAATTGGACAATGACTTACCGAAGAGACTCGACACTGATGAGACCCTACGGTGTTGTTAAAGTGATCGACATAATGGAGTACGTGCCTCCTCAAATTCCAGTTACATGGAGGAATGTTTCCGAGGGGACCATTCCTGAGGAAACCCGATTGAAGGTAcagggaaaaacaaaaatggttTCTTGGTTTGTGTCCAACTGCTTTACCTCCAGTAAAAGGGAACTTTACGTGCAAGCCTTGAAACAGCACATACCAATAGACATTTTCGGGGACTGTGGAACCCTCAAGTGTGATCCAGAGGAAACCAACTGTTTTGAGATGGTTGAAAGAGACTATTACTTCTATCTTGCCCTGGAAAATTCTCTCTGCAGAGACTATATAACAGAAAAAGCTTTCAAATTCCTTCAGTATAATGTTGTACCTGTTGTCTATGGAGCAGCCGATTATGCCAGCGTGTTACCTCCCGGTTCTTACATTGACATACAGGACTTTTCTAGTCCTGAGTCACTGGCAGATTACCTTTGGGCCGTTAGCCAAAACACGGAGCGATATTTGAGCTTTTTCAAGTGGAAAAATTACTATAGTGTCGAACTTAGACCCGAACATTATACCATTTGCaaactttgtaaaaaattgcacgAAGTCGATCAATCGCCCATGATAATAGATGACGTTTACGGTTGGTGGACAACCAATCAGTGCTTACGCGAGCCTCAATTCCAAGGAATCCCATAA